A DNA window from Arachis duranensis cultivar V14167 chromosome 3, aradu.V14167.gnm2.J7QH, whole genome shotgun sequence contains the following coding sequences:
- the LOC107477302 gene encoding glucan endo-1,3-beta-glucosidase-like produces the protein MFFKSNVTMLFMIFFGFLLSIGLEFTAAQSPGVCYGMIAGNLPSKKETIDLYKSFGITRMRIYFPEAEVFEALKGSNIELTVDVAKESLQAISSNPNAAKDWVNTNIVPYSKDIKFRYITVGNEIHPGDVEAQYVFSGMQNIHDALASFNLGQIKASTAIDSSLLGKSYPPSDGAFSDAANAYMQKIINFLVPNGSPLLANIYPYFAYASDQVNIPLEYALFTQQGKNDVGYQNLFDAMLDSTYAALEKIGANNLQIVVSESGWPSFGGVGTSIQNAGAYYQNLINHVKSGTGTPKRPNQPIEVYLFAMYDENQKPGAETERHFGLLHADKSRKFPFNFK, from the exons atgTTCTTCAAGAGTAACGTAACAATGCTTTTCATGATTTTCTTTGGATTTTTATTGTCCATTGGACTGGAATTTACAG CTGCACAATCCCCTGGAGTATGTTATGGAATGATTGCTGGCAACTTACCATCAAAGAAAGAAACCATTGATTTATACAAATCATTTGGAATTACTAGAATGCGTATATACTTTCCAGAAGCCGAAGTCTTTGAAGCCCTAAAAGGTTCAAACATAGAGTTAACAGTAGATGTTGCAAAAGAATCTCTTCAAGCTATTTCTTCTAATCCTAATGCAGCAAAGGATTGGGTCAACACAAATATTGTACCCTATTCAAAAGACATCAAATTCAGATACATCACGGTTGGCAATGAAATTCACCCTGGTGATGTTGAAGCACAATACGTTTTTTCCGGCATGCAAAACATTCATGATGCACTTGCATCGTTCAATTTAGGCCAAATTAAAGCTTCCACTGCAATTGATTCAAGCCTACTTGGAAAATCATACCCACCTAGTGATGGAGCTTTCAGTGATGCTGCTAATGCTTACATGCAAAAGATTATTAATTTCTTGGTGCCAAATGGGTCACCACTTCTTGCTAATATATATCCCTATTTTGCTTATGCTAGTGATCAAGTAAATATACCATTAGAATATGCTCTTTTTACTCAACAAGGTAAGAATGATGTTGGGTACCAGAATTTGTTTGATGCTATGCTGGATTCAACGTATGCTGCTTTGGAGAAAATAGGTGCAAATAATTTGCAAATTGTTGTGTCTGAGAGTGGCTGGCCAAGTTTTGGTGGAGTTGGAACTTCAATTCAAAATGCAGGTGCTTACtatcaaaatttgattaatCATGTTAAGAGTGGGACTGGAACCCCAAAGAGACCCAATCAACCTATAGAGGTTTATTTGTTTGCTATGTATGACGAGAATCAGAAGCCAGGTGCAGAAACTGAGAGGCATTTTGGGCTTTTACATGCTGATAAATCACGCAAATTTCCATTTAATTTCAAGTGA
- the LOC107477276 gene encoding glucan endo-1,3-beta-glucosidase codes for MDIEISRRSMAIILLLVGALFSTLVDFTGAQSVGVCYGGNGNNLPSKQDVINLYKSNRISKMRLYYPDEGALQALKGSNIEVIIGVPNDQLQSLTNANAANNWVNKYIKPYSSAVKFKYIAVGNEVHPGDGAAGSVLPAIQNIQRAISSAKLQNQIKVSTAIDTTLLGKSYPPKDGVFSNNALSYIRPIINFLSSNGAPLLANIYPYFAYVNNQQSIGLDYALFTKQSPNEVGYKSLFDALLDSLYAALEKVNAPNLKIVVSESGWPSQGGVGASDQNAGTYYKNLINHAKGGTPKRPNGPIETYLFAMFDENQKQGAEIERHFGLFRPDKSPKYGQLNFT; via the exons ATGGATATAGAAATTTCAAGAAGAAGCATGGCTATCATATTGCTGCTTGTTGGAGCATTGTTCTCCACTTTAGTAGACTTCACAG GTGCACAATCTGTGGGTGTATGCTATGGTGGAAATGGAAACAACTTACCAAGCAAGCAAGATGTGATAAATCTATACAAATCAAACAGAATAAGCAAAATGCGGTTGTATTATCCAGATGAAGGAGCCCTTCAAGCCCTAAAAGGATCAAACATAGAAGTGATAATTGGTGTCCCCAATGACCAACTCCAATCCCTCACAAATGCAAACGCAGCCAATAATTGGGTCAACAAATACATTAAACCCTACTCCTCAGCCGTTAAGTTCAAGTACATCGCTGTAGGCAACGAAGTTCACCCAG GTGATGGTGCAGCAGGATCTGTTCTACCAGCAATACAGAACATCCAAAGAGCAATTTCTTCAGCCAAATTACAAAACCAAATTAAGGTATCCACAGCAATAGACACAACCCTTTTGGGAAAGTCATACCCACCAAAAGATGGTGTTTTCAGTAACAATGCACTTTCATACATAAGACCCATCATTAACTTTCTATCAAGCAATGGTGCACCACTTCTTGCAAACATTTACCCATACTTTGCATATGTTAATAACCAACAAAGCATTGGTCTTGACTATGCATTATTCACAAAGCAAAGTCCAAATGAAGTTGGATACAAAAGCTTATTTGATGCACTTTTGGATTCTCTCTATGCTGCTCTTGAGAAAGTGAATGCACCTAATTTGAAGATTGTTGTGTCTGAGAGTGGTTGGCCATCACAAGGAGGTGTTGGAGCTAGTGATCAAAATGCAGGAACTTATTATAAGAATTTGATTAATCATGCTAAGGGTGGGACCCCAAAGAGGCCTAATGGACCCATTGAGACTTATTTGTTTGCTATGTTTGATGAGAATCAGAAGCAAGGTGCTGAAATTGAGAGGCACTTTGGATTATTCAGACCTGATAAATCACCAAAATATGGCCAACTCAATTTCACTTGA
- the LOC107477275 gene encoding glucan endo-1,3-beta-glucosidase, which translates to MIAILLLLGILSFTQIELTGAEVGVCYGRNGDNLPKSQQQVIDLYKSNGITRMRIYDPDQATLQALKGSNIELILDVPKAQLQSLTDATTAANWVNTNIKAYSPDVKFKYIAVGNEVEPNDGYSNYVLQAMQNIQNAINSANLQIKVSTAIKTDLVASPAYPPDSGVFSDAAINYIRPIIKFLVSNGSPLLANVYPYFAYKDNPSIGLDYSLFTKQDKNDAGYTNLFDAILDALYAALEKEGANNVNVVVSESGWPSAGNVGATVENAGTYYKNLISHVKRGTVKRPNGPIETYLFAMFDEDLKMGDESEKHFGVFNPDRSPKYQLSFN; encoded by the exons ATGATTGCCATATTGCTGCTTCTTGGAATATTATCATTCACTCAAATAGAACTTACAG GTGCTGAGGTAGGAGTGTGTTATGGAAGAAATGGAGACAACTTACCAAAAAGTCAGCAACAAGTGATAGACTTGTACAAATCAAATGGAATCACAAGAATGCGCATATATGATCCAGATCAAGCAACCCTCCAAGCCCTCAAAGGTTCAAACATAGAATTAATCCTTGATGTTCCAAAAGCCCAACTCCAATCCCTTACCGACGCCACAACCGCCGCTAATTGGGTCAACACCAATATCAAAGCCTATTCGCCAGATGTCAAATTTAAGTACATTGCCGTTGGTAACGAAGTCGAACCCAACGACGGTTATTCCAATTATGTTTTACAAGCAATGCAGAATATTCAAAACGCAATTAATTCGGCTAATTTACAAATTAAAGTCTCAACGGCAATTAAAACAGATTTAGTAGCTAGTCCTGCTTATCCACCAGATAGCGGCGTTTTCAGTGACGCCGCGATTAATTACATAAGGCCTATTATAAAGTTCCTAGTGAGTAACGGATCACCACTTCTTGCAAATGTGTACCCTTATTTTGCCTATAAAGATAACCCAAGTATTGGCTTAGACTATTCTTTGTTTACTAAACAAGATAAGAATGATGCTGGGTACACTAATTTGTTTGATGCCATATTGGATGCTCTTTATGCCGCTCTTGAGAAAGAAGGCGCCAACAATGTTAATGTTGTTGTGTCGGAAAGTGGCTGGCCTTCTGCCGGGAACGTTGGGGCAACGGTTGAGAATGCTGGaacttattataaaaatttgattagtcATGTTAAACGTGGCACTGTTAAGAGGCCCAATGGGCCCATTGAGACTTATCTGTTTGCTATGTTTGATGAAGATCTGAAGATGGGTGATGAAAGTGAGAAACATTTTGGTGTGTTTAATCCTGATCGGTCACCTAAGTACCAACTCAGTTTCAATTGA
- the LOC107477277 gene encoding glucan endo-1,3-beta-glucosidase: MDKTSMTAIFLLIGIFSSVQFADAQVGVCYGRNGDNLPSQQQVINLYKSNGITRMRIYDPDQATLQALKGSNIELILDVPNDNLQSLTDSTTATNWVNTNIKAFSDVKFKYIAVGNEVDPSDSNSQNILPAMQNIQNAINSANLQSQIKVSTAIQTGLVTNSYPPSNGVFTDSASNFIKPIVNFLVQNGAPLLVNVYPYFSYAQNQQSISIQYALFTQQGNNDVGYQNLFDAILDSVYAALEKLGANNLNIVVSESGWPSAGGVAASVDNAGTYYKNLINHVKGGTVKRPNVPIETYLFAMFDEDLKTGDETEKHFGVFNPDQSPKYQLSFN; this comes from the exons ATGGATAAAACCTCCATGACTGCTATATTCCTGCTTATTGGAATCTTTTCCTCCGTGCAATTTGCAG ATGCACAAGTTGGAGTGTGTTATGGAAGAAATGGAGACAACCTACCAAGTCAGCAACAAGTGATAAACTTATACAAATCAAATGGAATAACAAGAATGCGCATATATGATCCAGATCAAGCAACCCTCCAAGCCCTCAAAGGTTCAAACATAGAATTAATCCTTGATGTCCCCAATGACAACCTTCAATCCCTCACTGATTCCACAACCGCCACTAATTGGGTCAACACAAATATCAAAGCCTTTTCAGATGTCAAATTCAAATACATAGCCGTTGGTAATGAAGTCGACCCTAGTGACTCTAACTCACAAAACATTCTCCCTGCAATGCAAAACATTCAGAATGCAATTAATTCCGCAAATTTACAAAGTCAAATCAAAGTCTCCACCGCAATTCAAACCGGCCTAGTAACGAATTCTTACCCGCCAAGCAACGGTGTTTTCACCGATTCAGCATCGAATTTCATCAAGCCAATCGTGAATTTCTTAGTCCAAAATGGTGCACCACTTCTTGTAAACGTGTAcccttatttttcatatgctcAAAACCAACAGAGCATTAGTATTCAGTATGCTCTGTTCACTCAACAAGGTAACAATGATGTTGGATACCAGAATCTGTTCGACGCAATACTCGATTCTGTTTACGCGGCGCTCGAGAAATTAGGCGCCAATAATTTGAACATTGTTGTGTCTGAGAGTGGGTGGCCATCAGCAGGGGGTGTTGCTGCTAGTGTTGATAATGCTGGAACTTATTATAAGAATTTGATTAATCATGTTAAGGGTGGAACTGTTAAGAGGCCTAATGTACCAATTGAGACTTATTTGTTTGCTATGTTTGATGAAGATTTGAAGACCGGTGATGAAACTGAGAAACATTTTGGTGTCTTTAATCCTGATCAGTCTCCTAAGTATCAACTTAGTTTCAACTGA
- the LOC107477314 gene encoding glucan endo-1,3-beta-glucosidase produces MDLLLSRRVNSAMMNAILFLFGIILSFAQLQFTEAQIGACYGRDGNNLPPQQQVINLYKSKGITRMRIYDPDEATLQALKGSNIELILGVPSDKIQSLTDSKTATNWVNTNVKPYSPSVKFRYITVGNEIEPSDPLSKNVVTAMQNIQKAINSANLQNQIKVSTAIKTDLVTNPYPPNKGVFSDPALPYIKPIVNFLVQNGAPLLVNVYPYFSYVGNQKSISLEYALFTQKGKNDAGYQNLFDAILDSVYAALEKVNAPNLKIVVSESGWPSQGGVGASDQNAGTYYKNLINHVKGGTIKRPKGPIETYLFAMFDEDLKKGAETEKHFGLFRPDKSPKYQITFN; encoded by the exons ATGGATTTACTTCTTTCAAGAAGAGTTAACAGTGCCATGATGAATGCTATATTGTTCCTATTTGGAATAATTTTATCCTTCGCTCAACTACAATTTACAG AAGCACAAATAGGTGCATGCTATGGAAGAGATGGAAACAATCTACCACCTCAGCAACAAGTCATAAACTTATACAAATCAAAAGGAATCACAAGAATGCGAATATACGATCCAGATGAAGCAACACTCCAAGCTCTCAAAGGTTCAAACATAGAATTAATACTTGGTGTCCCCAGTGACAAGATTCAATCCCTCACAGATTCTAAAACCGCCACAAATTGGGTCAACACAAATGTTAAACCATATTCACCAAGTGTCAAATTTAGGTACATTACTGTTGGCAATGAAATTGAACCTAGTGACCCTTTATCAAAAAATGTTGTCACAGCAATGCAGAACATTCAGAAAGCAATTAATTCGGCGAATTTACAAAACCAAATCAAAGTGTCAACAGCAATAAAAACAGATCTAGTAACAAATCCTTACCCACCTAATAAAGGTGTTTTTAGTGATCCTGCATTACCATATATAAAGCCAATTGTGAATTTCTTAGTTCAAAATGGTGCACCACTTCTTGTAAATGTGTACCCTTATTTTTCCTATGTTGGTAACCAAAAAAGCATCAGTCTTGAATATGCATTGTTTACTCAAAAAGGGAAAAATGATGCTGGGTACCAGAATTTGTTTGATGCAATATTGGATTCTGTGTATGCTGCTCTTGAGAAAGTGAATGCACCCAATTTGAAGATTGTTGTGTCTGAGAGTGGTTGGCCATCACAAGGGGGTGTTGGAGCTAGTGATCAAAATGCAGGAACTTATTATAAGAATTTGATTAATCATGTTAAGGGTGGAACTATAAAGAGGCCTAAGGGACCAATAGAGACTTATTTGTTTGCTATGTTTGATGAAGATTTGAAGAAAGGTGCTGAAACTGAGAAACACTTTGGTCTCTTTAGACCAGACAAATCTCCTAAGTACCAAATCACTTTCAATTGA